A DNA window from Paraclostridium bifermentans contains the following coding sequences:
- a CDS encoding LytTR family DNA-binding domain-containing protein has product MKIDIDIDKRYEEIQVILMSNEMNDETMEILEKLKTTKNKYILGKSDKKVYILDVKDIYFFYSENQKVFVETEDFRYEVDERLYEIEENFKNTSFIRVSKFSIVNLKKVKNIDMSFSGNLTINFINGKKESISRRYISKIKDYLKNGGF; this is encoded by the coding sequence GTGAAAATAGATATAGATATAGACAAAAGGTATGAAGAAATTCAAGTTATATTAATGTCAAATGAAATGAATGATGAGACTATGGAGATTTTAGAAAAACTAAAAACTACAAAAAATAAATATATTTTAGGTAAATCAGATAAAAAAGTATATATATTGGATGTAAAAGATATATATTTTTTCTACAGTGAAAATCAAAAAGTATTTGTTGAGACTGAAGATTTTAGATACGAAGTAGACGAAAGGCTATATGAAATAGAAGAGAATTTTAAAAATACATCATTTATTAGAGTTTCGAAATTTTCTATTGTAAATTTAAAAAAAGTTAAAAACATAGATATGAGTTTTAGTGGAAATTTAACTATTAACTTTATAAATGGTAAAAAGGAAAGTATATCTAGAAGATACATATCAAAAATAAAAGATTATTTAAAAAATGGAGGTTTTTAA